The Astyanax mexicanus isolate ESR-SI-001 chromosome 4, AstMex3_surface, whole genome shotgun sequence genome segment AAGTGTAATTAAAACGGATTTTTTATATTCAGATGGTCATACAATACTAGCAGTTTTGTAATAGGCATGAATTTAAATAAGGCACACACTTGCATGACATATCGTTATAAAGAGGTGGGAAATAAGCATACATTTCAACAGACTGATAATGTGGAGTAAGAGCAGCTAGAAATATGTAGAACGGGAAATGTGTTTTACTTCAAAGTTGTATTAAATGCCTAGTTCCGAGAgtcataataaaaaatggtacagtaacaTACATTGTTCTTTAGGCAATTCACAGTAtactagttctattttcataatttggtGTCGAATTCAACAAACTATTTGTTAATCTGGAgttgaaatatgcagaacaggtaatttattctccttttatcttctcaaatgccaagttcacagggtcataataaaaaaactatacagtaatatttttagctctttgggctcatcacagtttaataggtatgttttcatgattttgtgtcaaatttaacagactatttgagaatctggatttagggcgtctggaaatatgcagaacaggcaatttattcttctttaatcttctcaaatgccaagttcacagggtcataataaaaaaaactgtacagtaatatttttagctctttgggctcatcacagtgtaataggtatgttttcatgattttgtgtcaaatttaacagactatttgacaatctggaattagggtaactggaaatatgcagaacaggcaatttattctcctgacatcttctcaaatgccaagttcagaggctcattataaaaaaactgtacagtatttttttttttttgttataaaggctgttcacagtttaataggtatagtttcataatttagtgtcaaatttaacagactatttgagaatctggatttagggcatctggaaatatgcagaacaggcaatttattctcctttaatctcctcaaatgccaagttcagagggtcataataaaaaaaaaactgtacagtaatatttctagttatttaggcacctcacagtctaataggtatattttcataatgtggtgtctgattcaacagactatttgagaatctggatttagggcatctggaaacatgcagaacaggcaatttattcttctttaatcttctcaaatgccaagttcacagggtcataataaaaaaactgtacagtaatatttttagctctttaggttattcacagtctaataggtatattttcataatgtggtgtctgattcaacagactatttgagaatctggatttagggcatctggaaatatgcagaacaggcaatttattcttctttaatcttctcaaatgccgtgttctcagggtcataataaaaaaactgtacagtaatatttttagctctttaggctaatcacagtctaataggtatattttcataatgtggtgtctgattcaacagactatttgagaatctggatttagggcatctgtaaacatgcagaacaggcaatttattcttatttaatcttctcaaatgccgtgttcacagggtcataataaaaaaactgtacagtaatatttttagctctttgggctcatcacagtgtaataggtatgttttcatgattttgtgtcaaatttaacagactatttggcaatctggaattagggtaactggaaatatgcagaacaggcaatttattctcctttaatctcctcaaatgccaagttcagagggtcataataaaaaaaaaaactgtacagtaatatttctagttatttaggcacctcacagtctaataggtatattttcataatgtggtgtctgattcaacagactatttgagaatctggatttagggcatctggaaacatgcagaacaggcaatttattcttctttaatcttctcaaatgccaagttcacagggtcataataaaaaaactgtacagtaatatttttagctctttaggttattcacagtctaataggtatattttcataatgtggtgtctgattcaacagactatttgagaatctggatttagggcatctggaaatatgcagaacaggcaatttattcttctttaatcttctcaaatgccaagttcagagggtcataataaaaaaaaactgtacagtaatatgttttgttatttaggctattcacagtttaataggtatattttcataatgtggtgttgatttcaacagactatttgacaatctggaattagggtaactggaaatatgcagaacaggcaatttattctactgacatattctgaaatgccaagttcagagggtcataataataaactgtacagtaatctttgtagttattaaagattttcacagtttaatatgtaaattttcataatttgtgtcaaatttaacagactatttgaatatgtggatttagggcatctagaaatatgcagaacaggcaatttattctcctttaatcttctcaaatgccaagttcagaggctcataataaaaaaaaaactgtacattaaatgttaagttctttaggctattcacagtatactagttatattttcataatgtggtgtcaaattcaacaggctatttgataatctggagttcgggcaactggaaatacccagaacaggcaatgtattctcagtgtaatatgccctaaatgccaaactcgttttgctcggctcaaccctgctctctactggcgaataattggtactttgactttttaaggtggaccggaaaatccgaataagacactggcgaataagacgccaacttcagcctcgtctgtTGTGTTAATTctccagcctgatgcttcatttacactatctagcactgagtcttgtgaagcagttttgtggtaaatccaccctgttcactctgtaacacaagcacccgtccacctgaccctctatttctgtatacatatattactgtgaaaattctgattcaacatgccatcatattaataaggcactctgtgtattgaacattggagtaaaataaatgatattgggcagatacagtctgcttctgatagatacaataaacgaaccaatgataaatattttcaacaggacaattttaaaatcgtattgtaattgttaagaagagctagctggtattaaaccatgtagaagccactgtggtgcatctgattaaaatgctggagatgatgttctctgaaaacagtatttactgcagcagaggagttgtggtacatacagaatagatgaatgcaatccgactgtgtgagtgtgtgattctgaaacaacagatataaaagggatacttgaactacttgaaacacattactgactacaatttacaacactaacacctaaacaaagatacacacttctatgaggtgttatctggtaataataataggcagatcagaaacagctagaagctatacagagctatacaaagagctgatcagttagcatagcatgtaactccttgaaagtacacctacaacttggaaagtaatagttatctacactttatgaataaacagcagtgtaggtacttacaggtatctgaatgcacacaagaatcaaatgtcctcggtaatcccacaaaactttactaagctgcacaccgtccactatctccactgttcctctacagaagtcctctctatctgtggtatgcaagcccccaactgaggcccctcagtctcagcatcgctctgattggctaaacaagcggaagcatgagggttgcaggcactgtgggtgggactcagtggaggagctatttagctcctgaagtctttgggccaactcttggctctttgtaacagtaattgtaaaatataaataaatataaataatctcaggtgtgtttgtgcttctaataatgatataaaacattatgttctaaagaacagattcttctattaaatctctgcaggccctatttaccataataagaacagaaacattcaccaagactcactgatttgtacactgtagagaaaagaatatatgaattataagaaacagtgaaggtgtgagtaatgttttaaaaaaacaactaaatttaagtttaagaactgtgtaaataaacgttaaatctgttagctagtaaacgctaacaattaaataaactgaggtaaaatttgaggataatttactcttactgaggcaaattagcttaaaacagatagtaatttgtagaattgttagaatggtggcaattagttcctccaaaccgtttaaaaacctttctaggtcacagaaaacagaaaataaatgcttttctcctcagaaactttgggtacattcagtagctagcttagccaacactaggaagctagctaattcagctttttcctaacttaccaaaaatcagcctttaattatactaattaaatctgaattagtttaatctcatacatttacccataaattattcgtgcttttctcagtttattaaacagtataagagaaagagagctaattcactgctaactctgttagctgctaacaggctaatgttgacaggaatctgacaggagagaatctactgctgaatcaaagcctcataaagagcaggggcctcatttataaagagtgcgtacgcataaaaagagggcagaaatgtgcgtgagcaacatctcacgcaagaattgtgatttataaagaaatacttggtgtgaaaacgagcgtacatttaagcaaggtttaaggcatgcgtatgccttcaaaagtgtgcggagagagcgggaattagtggcatcatgtggtaaagtagggaattgttagtaaatgcgcaagcttttcttccttccgcatattagttaccacataaatcaaaattaacaaaggaagattaagcattactttactttattttttactttattacatattttttctgcatgtatagttaaaattatttctgtatcttattctgtattatatgtatatgtagtgttaattttccactaacttgtatatttcactttgtagtttatatcagttttatttgtattatctgttttatctcacagttgtaaaatctaaaggcgctatatatatatatatatatatatatatatatatatatgtatatatattagccggggctacatgaggaatatgcgagagtggcgtatcccatactgagataccgaatgaatgcttgaaagagaatacaaattacatttaagaaaaaaaatatgcaagaaataaaaaataaataaataccggccgtaaaacactgttaaactgctttgtttgtacatttagctaggctagctaccaataataaaagtcagtaaaacggcaaatgctacatttatacatttagctaggctagctaccaataataatgttcagtaaatcagcaaactgcatatttgaacatttagctagctagcaaacaataataatagtcattaaaacagcaaatgctacatttgtacatttatctaggctagctaacaataacaatagacagtaaaacaggaaatgctttgtttatacatttggtcagtaaaatagcaaatgctgtatcgtggcacgagatctcacgagattaagacgtgacgatatttctcgtcaagcttaaacctctcacagtttagtgtggactttttaagatacaacactggcaactggcaacacagtagcagcgagtttggtggttgagcagtgagcagaagaggaaaattcggggaatttgcatagaacagaggtcacgggcggaccgtggtccgggtccggacccaaacctattgagaaggatttaattgtatacacgctttgcggcgcagtaaatcacagaccaatcacgtgtgaggtaatatcaccaaccactctcttcagtcaatcagatctgtgcagacgtggaaaaaataaataaataaacacaccgctcctcacgcgggatcgaacccgtgttgtcagggtcgcggtcccgctgctccggctgttgaattgggacatggccgtgaaaaaaacgcctttataaggagatagtgagcctgggcgagaatgggcggaaaaacgagaacggacgaaaactaaagtcacgccgagtgcgacagagagacaggcgaggaattttgtataactggatcattctgaattctaattaaatactcctggcatagaagatgcttctgctacttttaacagagtgacagacggtaacagagtgaccaacaagactgtactgtgcttaaaacatgttctgtctctgtttgcacttcaagcatagtcttaatatgactggttatgcatagttacattacaagagatttaggagaaaaaaaacacaaaccatagtcttaatataactggatatgacaatctcaggcctataggtttcatgtcaaacatgtgttgagaaaacacaatgagactggagatctgcaatataaaagccgtttattaaaacacacatgggtaaatatagaggtgaagtaataaagataatagtttgtactggataaaaacaattaagaaactacattatttggatattcttagtaactttggagataaaaaaaaacataagcaacatttaatattcaataaggaaaagataagagagtataaaacttgagtaatacaacacaaccaaatatccctctatatccctctatagtaacagatttttaattggactgaaccatagacaaacaagaacaccagcagagggagtgaatgagcctgtaacattactgcgcaacagtaactaacctaaaaactgagctctgtctcacaaagaatgtcctggaatattcaaacttacaagacatacaaacataacatggaattctatacacatcatccctggataagaatagttttgctgaacctgtaaaatccattgttaaatacagttcatatttgtttctggtggaatttatgatttgcgcttttaattgccatgggacaaatttgggacatttttctctcctgtgtgaatgcgctggtgttttttgagatgactctgtgtagtaaaactcttctcacagtctgagcagtaatacggtttctctcctgtgtgaatgcgctggtgtattttgagagtactctgttgattaaaactcctcccacagtctgagcagtgaaacggtttctctcctgtgtgaatgcgctggtgacttttgagattactctgttcagtaaaacgcttcccacagtcgaaacagtaatacggtttctctcctgtgtgaatgcgctggtgttttttgagatcactctgtgtagtaaaactcttcccacagtctgagcagtgatgcagtttctctcctgtgtgaatgcgctggtgtattttgagattactctgtttagtaaaactcttcccacaatctgagcagtgatgcagtttctctcctgtgtgaatgcgctggtgacttttgagatgactctgttgattaaaactcctcccacagtctgagcagtgaaacggtttctctcctgtgtgaatgcgctggtgacttttgagattactctgttgattaaaactcttcccacagtcgaaacagtaatacggtttctctcctgtgtgaatgcgctggtgttttttgagatcactctgtgtagtaaaactcttcccacagtctgagcagtgatacggtttctctcctgtgtgaatgcgttgatgtattttgagtttactctgttcagtaaaactcttcccacagtctgagcagtgatacggtttctctcctgtgtgaatgtgctggtgttttttgagattactctgttgagtaaaactcttgacagagtgctgatgtttctccatgtcgggacttggcttcatttgtcttttaaatgtagcaaacaatttctgcgtgttctggagattcttcaggaaggcttctgctttacctctttcagcagtttaactttgctcttagttaaatatcctggttgttggtgatgaatttcaggaaaatattttaatttctggaaaacacaaagaaaaatgccattgaatattaaaataaaagcaggtcaattaactaaagagattctaagtcattctaagtgagtgatgtttaccctttaatctgaagctttgaggcgtgtgccgaaaaaacgacacacattggttcaaatcacattgccgatgcttgatttgttcttcatcacgacagatgatgtccaaagctttttcctttaaaccaatttataaaagtttccacacattaaccaaatacattaatccaaatcaatgcttcacaaacctgattgtttttttttttttacaactcctgataacagttcattattttccaccacactggcttcaggctaacagtgatatgcgctcctgagttcaagatgtgttttttggaaatgttgatccgataacccgaccggggcagaaataattaattattaggcaaaatatgcAATACCCGCtgaaaatgcacagaagagtgactagaactgatataagacCTCATTTTGCCAGTAACTTTTCTCAAAAAtccttatatttgcttaaaacagcactttttcacggagctgCATTCAAgttcctctggagctacggggggtgcggagggataattaataaaaaaaacatgcagttgtcttgttggtgcagggaattgtagttcaaaataaaatcacagcaaaataatgacctttttactgttacaacacatcaaccaacctccaacaggagtgtaaaacataacaagagtctcttttgtttactaaaggttaacacaattataacaatttgtaagaattcatattatttgatgtagttctttttcaattatttttgtagtctttttaacctcttacataaatgtttgtgtatttttgtcaagttgctcaaagtgtgattcttcttcttattattattatcaaattcatgtttttgtaattattattattatcatcattattaaagtatcagcaaaagagcagctggatactgtattccacagtaatggtttaactgggatttcttaaaaacagcggggctaaagatgttgtaatttgctaatatttgtgtttgttattacagtgaaatagcaagttttctgttaaatcagtaagctaataaatgttacttgtgaaattcctcttcttgcctgaacttttcctcactataatcactaaatctttcattcttacatttaatattttacaagtggacttttattttgatgggaGAGTCACATGATTTACCAGCAACTTACCAGTGGAACCggattaagtaaaggaaaattaactaaactaaactaaactaaattagtgtaactaagaaatgtgtagagactgatcacacaaacttaaaaaggaatttccacagaactgatttatctcaggtgtgtattagtgatgtgggggagggggggcaggagtgtgaggttccgttatcctgtgtatgatctgtaaagcccccccatccccagctccgcgaccccctactgcagactgctgagcagagctaggagaagatccagtgctggtggtgtaaatgctgcacatgctgaaggtgctgaaggtggtgttggtgtaggagtgaatgtagaacagcgtgttgaaaaaagagagagatagagagagagagagaaacttctccataccttctgaggttcagctgatcccgctcttcctcctctccagctacagaccccggaagctcagcgtcatccgggttatgtagagccccgccccctcccccgctatatcacattataccccaccaccgctagagggagcccgcgagggagtcctcaatgcatggagctgaatggagctaaacagctaaaactctcatttaaaacactgtataactacttctctggagttttcctttaattttacaaagtagaacaaagtactTAACTAAGataggaaagaaaacaaaaccctatatttccattttctacaactaatgtttttttattcagtaaatttactagcattactgctactgatgctggagttacacacagagctcattttaaaggattaaaaactgcagtttaaaagcagttttaataattatctctgctgtGATGAAACAGTTATTGTTGTTCTGTTTTGAGAAAATTAGTAAATTTTTTACTCTataaaagtatcaaacatttataaattattactttgcttaaaataatacattgtaaatgtttgatactttatagaataaaaaatatttataccttTTGTACATTCTCAACTCTGtcaagtggcttgagattcagagcagattctgaagtgagttttttcctctatagagattctctgattgctcctgtacaactccaacaaacagcacttactaattactatggaaagatcagtgctgttgtaaCATTGATTCCggtagacactttttttttaatctaaatttaatttaaaatattatggttaaatTTTCTTTggatttaccttcttgatgtcctgcaggttcttgaaaaggagattgtactgcagcagatcttgtttgttgctcaccttgtctaaagtcttactatttatgtattctgaaagatttacataaattgaggtcattcacacctactccctgtaaaatcactctctgacatcacaatgaaccatcctgatttctgtatagaagagtacttcacacttgtaaaagcatttgaaactaattaaatataaaataaataacatttgtttaagagtttgtttgtttataggatggtgtttatttttttaacttttccaaaataagtccagtaagcattctcattctactacaaaatattaccCAATTTAGACAGAACTTTTTGTacacattaaaggaagaagttactgatgttgagactatttgggccagattatatctggtTCTGTGTAGGAATATAATACAAACACCCCTGTTTGCTTAGGTCACTTAATCctccttttatgtttggggtcaatttgacccctttcACTGTTTAACGCatttaaataagttagttaatctcattttatttacttcatatttggtgacttttcctCATTTAATAGAgacaactgggtaaacataaaattaatgggatgttttttttttgtgtcttttacacattttgtatacattagtgttgtttggggtcaatttgacctcaggctattttagctttataaaacataaaaatatcagaatttgacccacatttgtgttgaatgatgtgaaggtcaatatgacatgcaattttatattcttcaaaaaaaattagacccctaaaataacataattataactgtattagtgcaagaaccactGACAGTTGATGTGACAGGGGGGTGGGGAAAACAGaattctcatgagaacttgatatttctcattctgtggaggaatatattgttcctacaaacatattgttcacacaacatagtggaaatgcagagatataaaaggtttcacagcagcttctaaaccagttctctatgtgttctgtctctctctctttctgctctctctgtctctctctactgaaaatgacgtctaagaaaaggttttctctcagtgaggatttctcacatctctttcaccatgacagagacatagaggagaatgtgtctgagaaaaaggaggactttAGAGAGGATCCTGATTATAATGAATCCTCCTCTGATGAGAATGAGCCCTTTACTATAGATCTTCTTCTTGTCTCtcaaccaatagaaaacagactaccttccaaaagtaaaaagttattatggtctgtctcTCCACTTGAAGAAAATGATAAACTTAGTGCTGCTAATGTAATCAGAATAGTTCCAGGTCTCAGCAGATACGCTGTCAGCCACGTCCaaacataaaatcagcatttgAGTTCTTCAGAACACCATCAGTCTAAAAGGATAAACTACTGTAGATGATACGTTTAGAGGGAGGTGTGTGAATAGAGGGATAGTTGGAAAGACTTGGATTTAATCCCACATGTAAGTCTACATTGTGTTGCTCAGTTTGGAGAGTACAAGTGAAAAGGTGAAgaaagaacaggtgtttgggctgcagaCAGATCCAGCACGTCTCTAAACACAGTCCATGTCTCCTCCGTGTCCTACGCTTCAATAACACAGAAACAAGGCAGGACTGATGAGATCttaataaactcagcaatatgggatgaatggaacaagtaggatcttcttctttacaaTCCAGACTCCCATGTGACTGAGCATCAATTTCTGCtcgtttgtttttttcctgtggtCAAATTGGCCCCAAACAGAATACTTGTTACTATTCAAGAAAACATTAAATCTTTtttattacaaatgttttttttaatgactattcaagtagtcaacaaacaaatatagcatgtgacataaactatggtaaaaatgttcttaatatataataattttttgtAGTTTGAAAATGCCTGTTgtgaaattgaccccaaacataaaaggtgttagtaaatttgaagataacaggaggattaaaactaccccaacaaacagcacttaccaattttactcaaaggtcagaactattgttcaagtagaaattgtgacatttcttttccaCACTTTCTTCAATACAGAGATCTATTAGAACTATAAAATCTTTACGATTCTTTCAATATGTACGAGTGCTTTACACCAAGAACCCATATGTTAACAAATTATTCTTAATGTGcttgacttggtcctcactgttgatggtttacaagtgtgaagtacccttctatacagaaatcaggatggtccattgtgatgtcagagagtgattttacagggaggagctgtgaataacctcaatttatggaaagctttcagaatacataaatagtaagactttagacaaggtgagcaacaaacaagatctgctgcagtacgatctccttttcaagaatctgcaggacatcaagaaggtaaatgtaaataaaatataaccataatattttaaatgaattttagataaaatgtttttgtactggatttgtatttgtataaatgtttgatactttatagaataaaaattgtacaactatacagaaaaaaaacagaacaactataactatTTCATCACCACAGAGATATTGTTAAAGCTTTTAAGCTGCAGTTTTAATccttttaaatgagctctgtgtgtaactccagcatcagtagcagtaatgctagtaaatctactgaataaaaagattagctgtagaaaatggaaatatagaggtacgtttttatttctatttgagtgaaatactttgttaaattaaaggaaaaccccagaaAAGTAGttataaagtgttttaaatgagagttttaggagAGGGCGGGGCTctccataacccggatgaggctgagcttcatgGAGAGGACCTTTGTGATTCTAGCAACACTTGCCCAGAATCCAAAAagattttctgtcaaaataaatggcccattaaaatgatataaaaatcagttttgagtctgtaaataaaatactataaactAGTTTGAGAAAATAAAG includes the following:
- the LOC111189331 gene encoding zinc finger protein 239-like; translation: MKPSPDMEKHQHSVKSFTQQSNLKKHQHIHTGEKPYHCSDCGKSFTEQSKLKIHQRIHTGEKPYHCSDCGKSFTTQSDLKKHQRIHTGEKPYYCFDCGKSFNQQSNLKSHQRIHTGEKPFHCSDCGRSFNQQSHLKSHQRIHTGEKLHHCSDCGKSFTKQSNLKIHQRIHTGEKLHHCSDCGKSFTTQSDLKKHQRIHTGEKPYYCFDCGKRFTEQSNLKSHQRIHTGEKPFHCSDCGRSFNQQSTLKIHQRIHTGEKPYYCSDCEKSFTTQSHLKKHQRIHTGEKNVPNLSHGN